Proteins encoded by one window of Arabidopsis thaliana chromosome 2, partial sequence:
- a CDS encoding uncharacterized protein (unknown protein; FUNCTIONS IN: molecular_function unknown; INVOLVED IN: biological_process unknown; LOCATED IN: endomembrane system; EXPRESSED IN: stem, root, inflorescence, cultured cell, leaf; Has 35333 Blast hits to 34131 proteins in 2444 species: Archae - 798; Bacteria - 22429; Metazoa - 974; Fungi - 991; Plants - 531; Viruses - 0; Other Eukaryotes - 9610 (source: NCBI BLink).), whose translation MAYVVFVGWSLLLVAPLDPVMF comes from the coding sequence ATGgcttatgttgtttttgtggGTTGGTCTCTGTTGCTAGTAGCGCCTCTTGATCCGGTCATGTTTTAA